A region of Pyxidicoccus parkwaysis DNA encodes the following proteins:
- a CDS encoding protoporphyrinogen/coproporphyrinogen oxidase — MEPIVILGAGLAGLSTAHFLRKPWRLIEKSDRVGGLIKTEVIDGCYFDPTGHWLHLRDPEIQDLVNTVWLPGQMVRIQRKAGIFTRGVFTRFPYQVNTHGLPPDVVAENLTGYVEAIYGEKGRALREREPKNFEEFILRYMGEGFAKNFMVPYNQKLWTVHPRELSAAWVGRFVPRPNLKEVVDGALGAGSDAVGYNASFLYPREGGIESLARAMQRNLQGGELSVHTEPTAIDWKARKVTLSDGRVLGYSGLVSSISLPGLVALLAKGGAGVPEEVTAAAKRLRATTVTYVAVAARGANRQPWHWIYLPEPEFHTYRIGSPSAVYAPLAPPDTSTFYVEYSHHGELAPATAEKYAVEDLVRSQMIHSADDVLFAQAREIPHAYVLYDDAYGPAKAEILRFLEHAGILIAGRYGQWEYSSMEDAILAGRACARTLNG, encoded by the coding sequence ATGGAACCCATCGTCATCCTTGGCGCGGGACTCGCGGGACTGTCCACCGCCCACTTCCTCCGCAAGCCCTGGCGTCTCATCGAGAAGTCGGACCGCGTCGGGGGCCTCATCAAGACCGAGGTCATCGATGGGTGTTACTTCGACCCCACCGGGCACTGGCTCCACCTGAGGGACCCGGAGATCCAGGACCTGGTGAACACCGTCTGGCTGCCGGGGCAGATGGTCCGCATCCAGCGCAAGGCGGGCATCTTCACGCGCGGCGTGTTCACCCGCTTCCCGTACCAGGTCAACACCCACGGCCTGCCGCCGGACGTGGTGGCGGAGAACCTCACCGGCTACGTGGAGGCCATCTACGGCGAGAAGGGCCGCGCGCTGCGCGAGCGCGAGCCGAAGAACTTCGAGGAGTTCATCCTCCGCTACATGGGCGAGGGCTTCGCGAAGAACTTCATGGTGCCCTACAACCAGAAGCTCTGGACGGTGCACCCGCGCGAGCTGTCCGCCGCCTGGGTGGGCCGCTTCGTGCCCCGCCCCAACCTGAAGGAAGTCGTGGACGGAGCGCTGGGCGCCGGCAGCGACGCCGTGGGCTACAACGCCTCGTTCCTCTACCCGCGCGAGGGCGGCATCGAGAGCCTCGCCCGCGCCATGCAGCGCAACCTCCAGGGCGGCGAGCTCAGCGTCCATACCGAGCCCACCGCCATCGACTGGAAGGCGCGCAAGGTGACGCTGTCCGACGGGCGCGTGCTGGGCTACTCGGGCCTCGTGTCCAGCATCTCGCTGCCGGGCTTGGTGGCGCTGCTGGCCAAGGGCGGCGCGGGCGTGCCGGAGGAAGTCACCGCCGCGGCGAAGCGGCTGCGCGCCACCACCGTCACCTACGTGGCCGTGGCCGCGCGCGGGGCCAACCGCCAGCCCTGGCATTGGATCTACCTGCCGGAGCCGGAGTTCCACACGTACCGCATCGGCTCGCCGTCCGCCGTCTACGCGCCGCTGGCGCCGCCGGACACGTCCACCTTCTACGTGGAGTACAGCCACCACGGCGAATTGGCCCCCGCCACCGCGGAGAAGTACGCGGTGGAGGACCTGGTGCGCTCGCAGATGATCCACTCCGCTGACGACGTCCTCTTCGCCCAGGCGCGGGAGATTCCGCACGCGTACGTCCTCTATGACGACGCGTACGGACCCGCGAAGGCGGAGATCCTCCGCTTCCTGGAGCACGCCGGAATCCTCATCGCCGGGCGCTACGGGCAGTGGGAGTACTCCTCCATGGAGGACGCCATCCTCGCGGGCCGGGCCTGTGCCCGGACGCTGAACGGTTGA
- a CDS encoding tetratricopeptide repeat protein: MKVSCPSCQTNYNIDDKRIPPGGAKLKCARCQTTFPIKLEAVSAPAPAAPQAPAIPLPGAAAPQAAAIPLPGAAAPHSAAIPLPGAAPDPDAFAFDDGATAVTSAAAIPLPGNAAPSAGAIPLPGNSAPHSAAIPLPGSASAAIPLPGAASSYGDAIPLPGAASYEDAIPLPGAASYGDAIPLPGAASYGDAIPLPGAAPEADAFAFDDGATAVTSAAAIPLPGVAAPRSEAIPLPGAASPMDSFGEYDDAPPAVDNRDATRVVRIPLPSDAYREPPPSTHAYGTSDEVQGTARDFDFSEEPPAPVDVPAESYGAPGVPGTARDFDFSDDALPVPAQPQPAADPFAFDVETSSSEAQAFALPPTPNRAQAPDFGAPAGEDPFALPPPPAYAQPAAGEDPFALPPPPMSSEADPFALPPPPAYAQPAAGEDPFALPPPPAAAPSFDFGELPSPAGADPFALPPPPAAMDYSDLPAPAAPAMDFSDLPAPAAPPQDLSFDFAEPPPAASAPSADPFALDFAPPPAAPAPDFNLDFAEPPPPASAAPVNPTVDFGDVDFGSPPPQASAPAGIPDSLEFDPTARPADDLEADLSEPLPPPPNAGPADGLEMLSFIDDAGKDAGANAGAKVRRFHVRRRSGKVFGPFDEGVIVKMLEDGQLLGNEDVSTDSETWSAIGTVSTFAAAIQRLMEGPAKVVAPTAAPTVAAAEAPRAEAAPASMKRLEQLYEGRMAGVAVVDRSGVQEKWKKRIPMMVAAGIGVVVLGIGVGMEFGSRYGAYGRRALFPAKVSAGSPQAKQVDDARQALLQDTFASYKQAYSLSSQVLATGEYPAVRSLWCQSVSYLQRRYAAADMNDMSRCVEAMPDIALLGEKDVDFVKASAAMALASRNAESVLPALEDAYSREANQGDLELAFLLSEAYGLKRDTARATETLKKVLAREPKSAKAHHALGNLHQAAGRADEAAASYAAALDADPKHVASAVELAAVELLVRKDGEKGAQAVDRALAADVQSALGPAELARARGLRGVALFQQHKPKEAEAELNAAMEKDKGSAFLKAQLAVVLRAQRNYEGAQPLYAELATKEPDNLEYTDGHITTLVMTGKMQAALDAVQKANKKFPSEARIAYLYGRIEDALDKAVEAEGHYKRAIAADPKLVEASLYLGRFYLRARRNAEARPQLEAAAAKAPDHAGVHAGLGELALAENNALLAQQEFERAVQVDPNLADAHLGLSRVALLNGDLEKAQAEANTALELDPHLLKDGRLQRGIVLWRLGKLEDAVAELEKAKAEDPRSTTTPITLGAVLLEKGDLAGAESNLGLALSNEPSNHEALYYLGLVKAKRLEFTGAVDNMRKAVERAPERPDYHYAYGVILRDAKNLPDAMKEWQKAVELDPKNADAHEALGHALLEGGQFDEAIESFEASLKADPRRTRVLGSIGDAYFSAARWTDAVKRYQTALKEDPKLTYVYYKVARAFTEQAQFAKAIDWYRKATNAEPENPMAFYYLGFAYKEKNKRREAVQAFKDYLSKKPDATDKKDIEDEIYDLEH, translated from the coding sequence ATGAAAGTCTCCTGCCCGTCTTGCCAGACGAACTACAACATCGATGACAAGCGGATCCCCCCCGGTGGCGCCAAGCTCAAGTGCGCCCGGTGCCAGACGACCTTCCCCATCAAGCTCGAGGCCGTGAGCGCTCCGGCGCCGGCCGCGCCGCAGGCTCCCGCCATTCCGCTGCCCGGCGCCGCTGCCCCGCAGGCCGCGGCCATCCCGCTGCCCGGCGCCGCGGCGCCGCACTCCGCCGCGATTCCGCTGCCCGGCGCCGCGCCGGACCCGGACGCGTTCGCCTTCGATGACGGCGCCACCGCCGTCACCTCCGCCGCGGCCATTCCGCTGCCGGGCAACGCCGCGCCCTCCGCCGGTGCCATTCCGCTGCCGGGCAACTCCGCGCCGCACTCCGCCGCGATTCCGCTGCCGGGGAGCGCGAGCGCCGCCATCCCGCTGCCGGGTGCCGCCTCCTCGTACGGCGATGCCATTCCGTTGCCGGGTGCCGCCTCGTACGAGGACGCCATTCCGCTGCCGGGCGCCGCCTCGTACGGGGACGCCATTCCGCTGCCGGGCGCCGCCTCGTACGGGGACGCCATTCCGCTGCCGGGCGCCGCGCCCGAGGCGGACGCGTTCGCCTTCGATGATGGCGCCACCGCCGTCACGTCCGCCGCCGCCATTCCGCTTCCGGGCGTCGCGGCGCCCCGCTCCGAGGCCATTCCGCTGCCGGGCGCGGCCTCGCCCATGGACTCCTTCGGCGAGTACGACGACGCCCCGCCCGCGGTGGACAACCGGGACGCGACGCGCGTCGTCCGCATCCCCCTGCCGAGCGACGCGTACCGCGAGCCGCCTCCGTCCACGCACGCCTACGGCACCAGCGACGAGGTGCAGGGCACCGCGCGCGACTTCGACTTCTCCGAGGAGCCGCCGGCCCCGGTGGACGTCCCGGCCGAGTCCTACGGCGCCCCGGGCGTGCCCGGCACCGCGCGCGACTTCGACTTCTCCGACGACGCGCTGCCCGTCCCCGCCCAGCCGCAGCCCGCGGCGGATCCGTTCGCTTTCGACGTGGAGACTTCGAGCAGCGAGGCCCAGGCCTTCGCCCTGCCGCCCACGCCCAACCGAGCGCAGGCGCCGGACTTCGGCGCCCCGGCCGGTGAGGACCCGTTCGCCCTGCCGCCTCCGCCCGCGTACGCGCAGCCGGCCGCCGGGGAGGATCCGTTCGCCCTGCCGCCTCCGCCCATGTCGTCCGAGGCGGATCCGTTCGCCCTGCCGCCTCCGCCCGCGTACGCGCAGCCGGCCGCTGGCGAGGACCCGTTCGCCCTGCCGCCTCCGCCGGCCGCCGCGCCATCGTTCGACTTCGGCGAGTTGCCGTCCCCCGCCGGCGCGGATCCGTTCGCCCTGCCCCCGCCGCCCGCGGCCATGGACTACTCGGACCTGCCGGCCCCCGCGGCTCCGGCCATGGACTTCTCGGACCTGCCCGCGCCGGCCGCGCCGCCTCAGGACCTGTCCTTCGACTTCGCCGAGCCCCCGCCCGCGGCCTCCGCGCCCTCGGCGGATCCGTTCGCGCTGGACTTCGCGCCCCCGCCGGCCGCGCCCGCGCCGGACTTCAACCTCGACTTCGCCGAGCCTCCGCCGCCCGCGTCCGCCGCCCCCGTCAACCCGACGGTGGACTTCGGTGACGTGGACTTCGGCTCGCCGCCGCCCCAGGCCTCCGCGCCCGCCGGCATCCCCGACTCGCTCGAGTTCGACCCCACCGCGCGGCCCGCCGACGACCTGGAGGCAGACCTCTCCGAGCCGCTGCCGCCCCCGCCCAACGCCGGCCCCGCGGACGGCCTGGAGATGCTGTCGTTCATCGACGACGCCGGGAAGGACGCGGGCGCCAACGCCGGCGCCAAGGTGCGCCGCTTCCACGTGCGCCGCCGCTCGGGCAAGGTGTTCGGCCCGTTCGACGAGGGCGTCATCGTCAAGATGCTGGAGGACGGCCAGCTCCTCGGTAACGAGGACGTCTCCACGGACTCGGAGACCTGGTCCGCCATCGGCACGGTGAGCACCTTCGCCGCCGCCATCCAACGGCTCATGGAGGGCCCCGCCAAGGTGGTGGCTCCCACCGCGGCTCCGACGGTGGCCGCCGCCGAGGCCCCGCGCGCCGAGGCCGCTCCGGCCAGCATGAAGCGCCTGGAGCAGCTCTACGAGGGCCGCATGGCCGGCGTGGCCGTGGTGGACCGCAGCGGCGTCCAGGAGAAGTGGAAGAAGCGCATCCCCATGATGGTGGCCGCCGGCATCGGCGTGGTGGTGCTCGGCATCGGCGTGGGCATGGAGTTCGGCTCGCGCTACGGCGCCTATGGCCGCCGCGCCCTCTTCCCCGCCAAGGTCTCCGCCGGCTCGCCCCAGGCGAAGCAGGTGGACGACGCCCGCCAGGCGCTGCTCCAGGACACCTTCGCCAGCTACAAGCAGGCCTACAGCCTCAGCAGCCAGGTGCTCGCGACGGGCGAGTACCCAGCTGTGCGCTCGTTGTGGTGCCAGTCCGTCTCCTACCTGCAGCGCCGCTACGCCGCCGCGGACATGAACGACATGTCCCGCTGCGTGGAGGCGATGCCGGACATCGCGCTCCTCGGCGAGAAGGACGTGGACTTCGTGAAGGCCTCCGCGGCCATGGCCCTCGCCTCGCGCAACGCGGAGTCGGTGCTCCCCGCGCTGGAGGACGCGTACAGCCGCGAGGCCAACCAGGGTGACCTGGAGCTGGCCTTCCTGCTGTCCGAGGCCTACGGCCTGAAGCGCGACACGGCCCGCGCCACGGAGACGCTGAAGAAGGTGCTCGCCCGCGAGCCCAAGTCCGCCAAGGCCCACCACGCCCTGGGCAACCTGCACCAGGCCGCGGGCCGCGCGGACGAGGCCGCCGCCTCGTACGCCGCCGCCCTGGACGCGGACCCGAAGCACGTCGCCTCCGCGGTGGAGCTGGCCGCGGTGGAGCTGCTGGTGCGCAAGGACGGTGAGAAGGGCGCCCAGGCCGTGGACCGCGCCCTCGCCGCGGACGTGCAGTCCGCGCTGGGCCCTGCGGAGCTCGCCCGCGCCCGGGGCCTGCGCGGCGTGGCCCTCTTCCAGCAGCACAAGCCGAAGGAGGCCGAGGCCGAGCTGAACGCCGCCATGGAGAAGGACAAGGGCTCGGCCTTCCTCAAGGCCCAGCTCGCGGTCGTGCTGCGCGCCCAGCGCAACTACGAGGGCGCCCAGCCGCTGTACGCGGAGCTGGCCACCAAGGAACCCGACAACCTCGAGTACACGGACGGCCACATCACCACGCTGGTGATGACGGGGAAGATGCAGGCCGCGCTGGATGCCGTGCAGAAGGCCAACAAGAAGTTCCCCAGCGAGGCGCGCATCGCCTACCTCTACGGCCGCATCGAGGACGCGCTCGACAAGGCCGTCGAGGCGGAAGGCCACTACAAGCGCGCCATCGCCGCGGACCCCAAGCTGGTGGAGGCGAGCCTCTACCTGGGCCGCTTCTACCTGCGCGCGCGCCGCAACGCCGAGGCGCGTCCCCAACTGGAGGCGGCGGCCGCCAAGGCCCCGGACCATGCCGGCGTGCATGCCGGTCTGGGTGAGCTGGCCCTGGCGGAGAACAACGCGCTGCTGGCGCAGCAGGAGTTCGAGCGGGCCGTGCAGGTGGACCCCAACCTCGCGGACGCCCACCTGGGCCTGTCCCGCGTGGCGCTCTTGAATGGGGACCTGGAGAAGGCGCAGGCGGAGGCCAACACCGCCCTGGAGCTGGACCCGCACCTCTTGAAGGACGGCCGGCTGCAGCGCGGCATCGTGCTCTGGCGGCTGGGCAAGCTCGAGGACGCGGTGGCGGAGCTGGAGAAGGCCAAGGCGGAGGACCCGCGCTCCACCACCACGCCGATTACGCTCGGCGCGGTGCTGCTGGAGAAGGGCGACCTGGCCGGCGCGGAGAGCAACCTCGGCCTCGCGCTGAGCAACGAGCCCTCCAACCACGAGGCGCTCTACTACCTGGGCCTCGTCAAGGCGAAGCGGCTGGAGTTCACCGGCGCCGTGGACAACATGCGCAAGGCGGTGGAGCGCGCGCCGGAGCGCCCGGACTACCACTACGCCTACGGCGTCATCCTCCGCGACGCGAAGAACCTGCCGGACGCCATGAAGGAGTGGCAGAAGGCGGTGGAGCTGGACCCGAAGAACGCGGACGCGCACGAGGCCCTGGGCCACGCGCTCCTGGAGGGCGGCCAGTTCGACGAGGCGATTGAGTCCTTCGAGGCCAGCCTCAAGGCCGACCCGCGCCGCACCCGCGTGCTGGGCTCCATTGGCGACGCGTACTTCAGCGCCGCCCGGTGGACGGACGCCGTCAAGCGCTACCAGACGGCCCTCAAGGAGGACCCGAAGCTCACCTACGTCTATTACAAGGTTGCCCGCGCCTTCACGGAGCAGGCCCAGTTCGCCAAGGCCATCGACTGGTACCGCAAGGCCACCAACGCCGAGCCGGAGAACCCGATGGCCTTCTACTACCTGGGCTTCGCCTATAAGGAGAAGAACAAGCGCCGGGAGGCCGTCCAGGCCTTCAAGGACTACCTCTCCAAGAAGCCGGACGCGACGGACAAGAAAGACATCGAGGACGAAATCTACGACCTCGAGCACTAG
- a CDS encoding glycosyltransferase family 2 protein has product MAPHLSVVIPVYNEESIIASAAEELRQGLDARGLDYEIIFAENGSRDATPRILEEMCAKNPRLRWFHSERPNYGSALKAGILLAKGTYVICDEIDLCDLTFYDAALPRLERGEADMVVGSKAAKGASDQRPLVRRAATRVHNKLLKVALGFKGTDTHGLKAFRREALLPVIHKCVVDMDVFASEFVIRAWREGLKVMEIPIQLHEKRQPSIHLFKRVPNVLKNVGKLVYVIRIRGT; this is encoded by the coding sequence ATGGCCCCCCACCTGTCCGTCGTCATCCCGGTCTACAACGAGGAGTCCATCATCGCCTCGGCGGCGGAGGAGCTGCGCCAGGGGTTGGATGCGCGCGGGCTCGACTACGAAATCATCTTCGCGGAGAACGGCTCCAGGGACGCCACGCCGCGCATCCTGGAAGAGATGTGCGCGAAGAACCCGCGCCTGCGCTGGTTCCACTCGGAGCGGCCCAACTACGGCTCCGCGCTGAAGGCCGGCATCCTCCTGGCGAAGGGCACGTACGTCATCTGCGACGAAATCGACCTCTGCGACTTGACCTTCTACGACGCGGCGCTGCCGCGGCTGGAGCGGGGCGAGGCGGACATGGTCGTCGGTTCCAAGGCGGCCAAGGGCGCCAGCGACCAGCGTCCCCTCGTGCGCCGGGCGGCCACGCGCGTGCACAACAAGCTGTTGAAGGTGGCGCTGGGCTTCAAGGGCACGGACACGCACGGCCTCAAGGCCTTCCGCCGCGAGGCGTTGCTGCCCGTCATCCACAAGTGCGTGGTGGACATGGACGTGTTCGCCAGCGAGTTCGTCATCCGCGCCTGGCGCGAGGGGCTGAAGGTGATGGAGATTCCCATCCAGCTCCACGAGAAGCGCCAGCCGTCCATCCACCTCTTCAAGCGCGTGCCCAACGTGCTGAAGAACGTGGGCAAGCTGGTCTACGTCATCCGCATCCGCGGGACGTGA
- a CDS encoding glycosyltransferase family 39 protein: MSAPAPHFPAPAVPESTPEPAPDLPGPAPRNGGRWPVLLLPVVALIPAVIAVLQLGRIHPDEVYQALEPAFWRVHGYGVLAWEWKDGIRNWAVPGVLAGFLKLAELLGITRPQGYRAVVAIPQAALHAWSLWAAYRFVARRAGPQGGELAALLVGLYGPVLVFAGRTLGESFSASFLVVAMEALDRRERTARAGLLGGAALGMAVVTRYPSAIFVVAALVWLAAAKRWRVLAFTCLGGAVVAAGLGVLDFATWGTPFHSFLAYARFNVFSGEAAARFGSDPPVYYVRPFFSAVPLWAWGAALLGLASLGQRRAVSLPLWCAAVYTGVLLTTAHKEERFLYPGLVLAVLAAAAPVAVFIRARAQAAARWGLAALAVGTGLGAAAFFPSTDLRADQFRAIVAATEGGDAHGLLIVNEGLWGAGGFFYLGQQMPWLTCDWPHDGAFQHAMRDRTFNRAVTFEDRALPELQAAGFRVARRIGRETLLIRD; the protein is encoded by the coding sequence GTGTCCGCGCCCGCTCCCCACTTCCCAGCTCCCGCCGTTCCCGAGTCAACACCCGAGCCGGCTCCGGACCTGCCCGGCCCCGCGCCCCGGAATGGTGGCCGCTGGCCCGTCCTCCTCCTGCCGGTGGTGGCGCTCATCCCCGCCGTCATCGCCGTGCTGCAGCTCGGGCGCATCCACCCGGACGAGGTGTACCAGGCCCTGGAGCCCGCCTTCTGGCGCGTCCACGGCTACGGCGTGCTCGCCTGGGAGTGGAAGGACGGCATCCGCAACTGGGCCGTGCCCGGCGTGCTGGCCGGTTTCCTGAAGCTGGCGGAGCTGCTCGGAATCACCCGGCCCCAGGGCTACCGGGCGGTGGTGGCCATTCCCCAGGCCGCGCTGCACGCGTGGAGCCTCTGGGCCGCGTACCGCTTCGTCGCGCGCCGTGCCGGCCCCCAGGGCGGGGAACTGGCCGCCCTCCTGGTGGGCCTCTACGGGCCGGTACTCGTCTTCGCGGGCCGCACCCTGGGCGAGTCCTTCTCCGCGTCCTTCCTCGTGGTGGCCATGGAGGCGCTGGACAGGCGCGAGCGAACCGCGCGCGCGGGCCTCCTGGGCGGAGCGGCCCTGGGAATGGCGGTGGTGACGCGCTACCCGTCCGCCATCTTCGTGGTGGCCGCGCTGGTGTGGCTGGCGGCGGCAAAGCGCTGGCGGGTGCTGGCCTTCACCTGCCTGGGCGGCGCGGTGGTGGCGGCGGGGCTGGGCGTCCTCGACTTCGCCACATGGGGCACGCCCTTCCACTCCTTCCTCGCCTACGCGCGCTTCAACGTCTTCTCCGGCGAGGCGGCGGCTCGCTTCGGCTCGGACCCGCCCGTGTACTACGTGCGGCCATTCTTCTCCGCCGTGCCCCTCTGGGCCTGGGGGGCCGCGCTCCTGGGACTGGCCAGTCTGGGCCAGCGCCGCGCGGTGTCCCTGCCGCTGTGGTGCGCGGCCGTGTACACGGGCGTGCTGCTGACCACCGCGCACAAGGAGGAGCGCTTCCTCTACCCCGGGCTGGTGCTGGCCGTGCTCGCCGCGGCGGCACCGGTGGCTGTCTTCATCCGCGCTCGCGCGCAGGCAGCGGCCCGCTGGGGCCTCGCGGCGCTCGCCGTGGGGACGGGGCTGGGCGCGGCCGCCTTCTTCCCCTCGACGGACCTGCGGGCGGACCAGTTCCGCGCGATTGTGGCCGCCACGGAAGGGGGCGACGCGCACGGGCTGCTCATCGTCAACGAGGGGCTGTGGGGCGCGGGCGGCTTCTTCTACCTGGGCCAGCAGATGCCCTGGCTCACCTGCGACTGGCCCCACGACGGCGCCTTCCAACACGCCATGCGAGACAGGACCTTCAACCGCGCCGTCACCTTCGAGGACCGAGCCCTCCCGGAGCTCCAGGCCGCGGGCTTCCGGGTGGCGCGCCGCATTGGCCGCGAGACGCTGCTCATCCGCGACTAG
- the serS gene encoding serine--tRNA ligase, protein MLDLRNVAQNFDAVVARLKTRGGNLDLGPFQRLFSERRELYVSMESLAARRNAANEEMKRKAKEDPKALDALRGDLRAVSQEIKEKEARLKEVEEEINRILLLIPNVPHESVPVGGGAEDNVLVRAWGEKPNLLFAPKQHFELGEKLGMLDFERASKVSGSRFAFYKGALARLERALVTFMIDVHNQKGYLEMLPPYLVLRETMMGTGQLPKFEDDAFKTLGDPERFLIPTSEVPVTNYHADEILEGEHLPLRYCAFSPCFRAEAGSAGKDTRGLIRQHQFHKVELVKFSTPEKSLEELEALTDDACDILRRLGLHHRVMLLCTGDMGFASRKTFDIEVWLPGQDTYREISSCSDFGDFQARRAKIRYRAQKGDKPQLVHTLNGSGLAVGRTTVAILENYQREDGSVAIPEALWPYMGGLKELKPL, encoded by the coding sequence ATGCTGGACCTCCGCAACGTCGCGCAGAACTTCGATGCCGTTGTCGCCCGCCTGAAGACGCGGGGCGGCAACCTGGACCTGGGCCCCTTCCAGCGCCTCTTCTCCGAGCGGCGCGAGCTTTACGTCTCCATGGAGTCTCTGGCCGCCCGTCGCAACGCGGCCAACGAGGAGATGAAGCGCAAGGCGAAGGAGGACCCCAAGGCGCTGGACGCGCTGCGCGGGGACCTGCGCGCCGTGTCGCAGGAAATCAAGGAGAAGGAGGCCCGCCTCAAGGAGGTGGAGGAGGAAATCAACCGCATCCTCCTGCTCATCCCCAACGTCCCCCACGAGTCCGTGCCCGTGGGCGGCGGCGCCGAGGACAACGTCCTGGTGCGCGCGTGGGGCGAGAAGCCCAACCTGCTCTTCGCGCCGAAGCAGCACTTCGAGCTGGGCGAGAAGCTGGGCATGCTCGACTTCGAGCGCGCCTCCAAGGTGTCCGGCAGCCGCTTCGCCTTCTACAAGGGCGCGCTGGCGCGGCTGGAGCGGGCGCTCGTCACGTTCATGATCGACGTGCACAACCAGAAGGGCTACCTGGAGATGCTGCCGCCCTACCTGGTGCTGCGCGAGACGATGATGGGCACCGGGCAGCTCCCCAAGTTCGAGGACGACGCCTTCAAGACGCTGGGGGACCCGGAGCGCTTCCTCATCCCCACCTCGGAAGTGCCCGTCACCAACTACCACGCGGACGAAATCCTGGAGGGCGAGCACCTCCCCCTGCGCTACTGCGCCTTCAGCCCCTGCTTCCGGGCCGAGGCCGGCTCGGCGGGCAAGGACACCCGCGGCCTCATCCGCCAGCACCAGTTCCACAAGGTGGAGTTGGTGAAGTTCTCCACGCCGGAGAAGAGCCTGGAGGAGCTGGAGGCCCTGACGGACGACGCCTGCGACATCCTCCGCCGGCTCGGCCTGCACCACCGGGTGATGCTGCTGTGCACCGGTGACATGGGCTTCGCCTCCCGGAAGACGTTCGACATCGAGGTGTGGCTGCCCGGCCAGGACACGTACCGCGAGATTTCCTCCTGCTCGGACTTCGGCGACTTCCAGGCCCGCCGGGCGAAGATTCGCTACCGGGCCCAGAAGGGAGACAAGCCCCAGCTCGTCCACACGCTCAACGGCAGTGGCCTGGCGGTGGGGCGGACGACCGTCGCCATCCTGGAGAACTACCAGCGCGAGGACGGAAGCGTGGCCATCCCGGAGGCGTTGTGGCCGTACATGGGGGGGCTGAAGGAGCTGAAGCCACTTTGA
- the tadA gene encoding tRNA adenosine(34) deaminase TadA: protein MSDDEAFMRQALALAREAAELGEVPVGAVAVHDGKVIGTGFNRREVDRHPLAHAEMLAMDAAARSLGVWRLSGVTLYVTLEPCAMCAGALVQSRVTRLVFGTTDPKAGAVGSLYNLAEEPRHNHRLQVTSGILADESRLLLKTFFERLRTKKREN, encoded by the coding sequence ATGAGTGACGACGAAGCTTTCATGCGGCAGGCGCTTGCGCTCGCGCGGGAAGCCGCGGAACTCGGAGAGGTCCCAGTCGGTGCTGTGGCGGTGCATGACGGCAAGGTCATTGGCACAGGCTTCAACCGCCGCGAAGTGGACCGACACCCCCTCGCTCACGCTGAAATGCTGGCGATGGATGCCGCCGCGCGAAGTCTTGGCGTCTGGCGGCTCTCGGGTGTCACCCTGTATGTGACGCTGGAGCCCTGCGCCATGTGCGCTGGTGCCCTGGTTCAATCCCGGGTGACACGTCTGGTGTTCGGTACCACGGACCCGAAGGCCGGCGCGGTCGGCTCTCTCTACAACCTCGCCGAGGAGCCCAGACACAATCACAGGCTCCAGGTAACGAGTGGTATCCTGGCGGACGAAAGCCGCCTGCTTTTGAAGACGTTCTTCGAGCGCCTGCGCACGAAGAAACGTGAAAATTGA